The Lycium ferocissimum isolate CSIRO_LF1 chromosome 8, AGI_CSIRO_Lferr_CH_V1, whole genome shotgun sequence DNA segment gcaacatattcgaaagaaagttacgcattaaaaaataacacacttaaggaacttagtatttttttccataaaaagatcgcaacatcgtattttaataaatcttttctttgcgGTTTAAtcgtttttttcatactttgaccaacgattagtcgtgtgtcaagactaaaacgtcaatattttatatagaccCGATATTTTTCtcgcgtactataatgtaggctcaatacatcaaggatacgtaaacgttcggatcgtcattttaggggttgaaaaaggTATTCAAGtaaattttgtttaaggtttaagtgttttattttttaaggttttgatttaagcgtgttattttttaatcaagacataactttattttgaatataaatataattctaaaaaatatagggagaaaaactagttgtaaagtggtcaaactttagatggtcataactttgcgctcggacgtccgttttacgcgtttttttttcaacttgcgtattttttcgagatctatgcggacaaacgaccgcaaggcggtttggccgagccgatttttaaaaaaacaccttttattccattcaatttcaatttttccccaaattggcctgaaattttcagttttatttacttataagatgatgatacgtaatagatttcaacgtaaaaattcTGAGGTAATGtagctgtgaatgtcaatttcacttctgcggttttaatttttgaaaataaagtcgACTAATTTTCttgacatataaagttgactaaaataacctacgatcaaacactaagttttttcaaacaaaacttacttgggcaccttttcaacccctaaaatgacgatccgaatgtatacgtatccttgatgtattgagcctacattattgtacgcaaaaaaaaatatcatattctatataaaatattgacgtttcggagtcttgacacactactaatcgttggtcaaagtatgaaaaaacacactaagtgttgcaaaaaaaaaaaaaaatgccaattttttttttttagtgctcactattttactgcgctatacaaacaaaaaaaaatattctttagcGCAGTATAAAGCAATTAAAAACCTTTTGGCAACGGctttattttcaataaatctaaaccctaaaaataaaaaaccttaagCTAATGataacaagtcttcaaacaaaaatggacgcctatgtatatagaacacttaaacctaaagtttacaaataaaacttaattcaggcaccttttcaacccctaaaatgacgatccgaacgtttacgtatccttgatgtattgagcctacattattgtatttaaaaaaatatcaggttctatataaaatattgatgtttCGGAATCTTGACACACGATTAAttattggtcaaagtatggaaaaaaatactaagtgttgcaaaaaataaagttgggcaatttttttttctggtacTATTtttataacgcagtattttactgcgttatagaatttttttttttttaacagcttctataacgcagtaaaatactgcgctaaagtaGTTAACGGCTTTGTCTCCGTGAACTGCTTTAGCGCAATAAATTACTacgctaaaggtagttttgtaacatttttttgtattggggtattttggtccaaagtgatttttttgggggcattttggttccaaaCTTTGTAAAAGGCCCAGTGCCCTAACAACCCTAACTTGTACCTCATATAAAACTTAGCGCCGCCATAATTCACTCAACTACAAAATCCACAACTTGCTACCTATTTTCTTGCCGAAGGCACTATGGTAAATTATattcttgattattattatgtCATTTGTGACtgtttctttcattttattatGTTTGGACATTTGATTTTCAATGATACTAATGTAGGTGAAGTACTCTAAAGAGCCTGATAATCCCACCAAATGTATGTATATTcattcttgcttttttttttttttttggtgcttGGTGTTTGGTGGAAATTTAAGGGTTGTTATCCATCTTTTACTACCCCATTTGTCCTAATTTATATGTGACACTGTTCAAATTTCAAGAGTCAAAACACTTTATATGGCCGGTGAATTCGGGTATGGAATcgtttaagtttttttttttttttttttaaaatagaatttgcatatttggaaactagtaaaaagtactataagtcataaTAATTGATAATTCAAAATGTTTAAAAgatatacatatgaaaaaattatggAGATTTATTTGAATCTTGAAATCCAAAAGGTGTGACGTAAATTGGGGTGGAGGGAGTATTTGATAAAGAACGTATGTTCGTTTTATGGAACAACATTTAGGGagtatatatttagaaattagCCAAGTTATAATTCTTACAGttagaaatatttttgaaattttataagtATTAAACAAAGAGCTGCTGGATCACTGAACACTTCTGTGTTGTCAGTCTAATTTATCTTTGTTTTTAGATTGTAAGTTGTTAGTATAATGCAAACTAATATTCACCTTACATGTGTTGTTGTGCAGCCTGCAAAGCCCGGGGTGCTGCTCTCAGAGTTCACTTCAAGGtactatttccttttctttcgcgttagttaaaaaatgatttattcATGTTATGCTTGAGCTTTTGGAGCTGATTTGCTGCTAGTAGTACATGTTCTTGTGCGGAGTTCAATAAGTGGGGTCTTAAACTTAGGTGTGTTCTGTAGGGAGGAAAacgtttttcaatttttctatggtcggttggtcaaaatttttggagAACGTTTTCTCTAGGAaacaagttctttaaaaatgtgTGAAATGACTTCCTTagtggaagtagggaaaacaagtttcacATGTGGCTTCCCCCATTGATTGTGTCCTCCCCGCCCTCCAACACCTCCAGTATATCtatctagattatatacaaatactttaccaaacacaagaaaataagtaagaaactcaCTTatgtttcaagaaaatattttccttcataccgaacatACCTTTAAATACCCAGAAGATGTGGTAAGAGTAAGAGGCCTGATTGATAAAAGCAGTGGCCTATTGCCTTTAGTGAATGGGTTGCCCGTAAACTTCAGGGAAACAAATTTCCATTGTTATTGGGTGAACCTCTTGACTTCTTATGATTGATGGTTCAGTAAATAATGATACATGTGCTCTAAGGTTATAAAGACTTATGTTTGTTTTGGACTATTTGTCAAGTTCAGATTACAGACATGCAGAAATTGTGTCAGTCTTGCGATTTTATAACACGAGCTTTAATATTCTACTGACTCAAATATTATGTTGGGATCTAAGTATCATATATGATAGTCTGATTAATGAGGTTAAAATGCTTTATTGCATACCATAACTCATTTCTTAgtgttttcaattttaagtcTTAGTTGATAATGAATAAGTGGGTCTTAAACTTAATTACCAAGCAGATCTGGTAAGAGTAAGAGGACAACCTGATGATAAAAGCAGTGACCTATTACCTTTAGTGAATGGGTTGCCTGTAAACTTCAGGGAAAACAAATTTGCATTGTTATTGGGTGAACCTCTTGACTCTTATGATAGATGGTTCGGTAAATGATGATACATGTGGTCTAGTGCAATAAAAGACTTATGTTGGCTGATGTTTGTTTTTGGACTATTTTCAAGTTCAGATTGCAGACATGGAAAAATTTTGTCAGTCTTGCGATGAGCTTTAATAGTCTATTAACTGACTAAACGTTTATGTTGGGATCTAGGTGTCGTATATGATAGTCTACTTAATGAGATTGAAATTCTTTATTGCATACGATACTTTATATTCCCTcattttcaatttgtttgtcttagtttgactgaaCACGAAgttttaagaaagtaaagaagacttttgaatcttgtggttttaaagtaaaaatatgtataatatactAAAATGCCGGTCTTAAACAAGCCATGTGGGATGGTGGAATTAAAGACAAATTAGGGAAGAGGCGTTCTTTTGAAACAGACTAAAACGGAAAGACAAACatattgaaacagagggagtaactcATTTTAGTGTTCTCATCATTAAGTCTTTTGCCCTTGTTGGGAGGATAGAGCATTCTTTCTGTTGTCATGCTGTGTACCTTGTGGTTTCATAATGTAAGAAAATCTAGTGCAGAGATTGTGTGTATCGGCTTTGTGCTACATAATGCACTTGGTACGAAAGAGTTCTCTGCCACAGTGATATTATGGGCATGATGGGCAGTTGTTTTTCATATCTGTTGGTTGAAAATTTCAACAATCATCTTCCCAACACATCTCAACGTATGTGTGTCCTACAATGTCTATTGCTTCTTTACAGTGCACTAGGAGTAGAAACGGGCGGGTTGGATCGGATATGGACTGATcgaaatgggtttaaaaaaaacaGATGAAATATCAACCCGCTCATATTTAACACGGATAAAAAATGGGTTAACCcgtggataatatggatatacatAATACCCATTGTTTCAGGAATAGTCAAGTGAAAACACAAGTTAAAAGTCAAAATAAGCTTAGTCTCCCAGAAAGCAACaactcatgaaaaataacaaacaGATAAATGGGTATtaataatatggatatccatattatccgtcTGGATGTCAATTTTTAGTGGATAATATGggataatatccatatttgatCCATTTTTCAATGGTCAGTATTCCAACCCATATCTAATGGGTCATATTGGATGGTTACTTGTTTTTTTAGCCATTTTGCCAGCCCTACAGTGCACATGTTTTGAGTTGATCAACATTTTAACATTACAAATTAATTGACACGTTTACAAATTAATTAGAACACAAGGGAAACGGCGCACGCTGTCAGGAAGCTTCCTCTGGTTAAGGCGAAAAGGTATTTGGAGGATGTGTTGGCCCACAAGCAAGCCATACCATTCACACGCTTCTGTCGCGGGGTTGGCCGAACTGCTCAGGCTAAGAATAGGCACTCAAATGGTCAAGGACGTTGGCCAGTCAAGTCTGCCGGATTTATTCTTGATTTGCTCAAGAACGCAGAGAGCAATGCTGAGGTGAAAGGGTTGGATGTAGATTCACTTTATATTTCTCATATTCAAGTTAACCTAGCACAAAAGCAAAGACACCGAACTTATCGTGCTCATGGAAGGATTAACCGTAAGTTTGATTTTTATCTGCTATGCATTCCATTATTgacactattttcttttttggctgACACTAAACTATGTTGTATTTTGATATGTTAGCTTACATGTCATCTCCCTGCCATATCGAGCTAACATTGTCCGAAAAGGAAGAATCTGTGAAAAAGGAGGTATTATATTTTTGCTTGTGAAGATACCTTTACTTTTTAAAGTCAATTGTAACCAAGACTAAACACGTGTTTGTTCATCTTACAGGCTGAAACCCAATTGGCAGCAAGCAAATCTAGGAAGGCTTAGTTAAGTTTGTCATTAGAGTTTAAGCAGTCACTTTATAAATCTTCACAAGtgttttttccaattttctaaTTCCCTTTCataacaagttttttttttttttttttttttttgcggtcTTGGTCGCTTGCAGATCAGTTCTTATTGCTTCCTTCTATGAGTGTAAATTTTGGAGTACTGATTACCTTTTTATGTCTCAAAAAAGGATTACTTCAAACCACTAAAGCAGCAAAAAATTAGCATACTTGTTTACAACTTGGACAAAACAGTTAGTTCAGATATCTCTTTATGTTGACACCATCTCTTTGCTAAGTTGGCCCAAGTTTATATATAAGGCTAAATAATTCGATTAATAAGCTTTGctacatatgtacataacatGCAAATGCTTCACTTACCAATCCATATTGTCGTTACAAGACTCTTACATAGTGTGTTtcgttttaaaaatataaatgtgCAAGCCAAATACAGGAGTGAAGTTGAGTTCGCAATCTTGTGTAGTGttgtttttggagaaaaaagataTAGATGAAAAgcaaaatcatataaataattacAGAGGCATATCGTATCAAGTTGATCTGTAAATAAATAACCCCTTAAAACACCATTTTTGAGAGGTGCACACTGTCACTGATTGGTTGGAATAGCAAAACTGTAAATGGAAAAAGGAAGATAAGTGCAGAGAAAATGTTTCTAGCTGCTACAAGAAGTCCTGCATCACCCAATTTCGCCATCTTCTAAGTGCAGCTAACTTCAATGAACTTAGATTTTAACAAGAAGGGATGACTGAAAACAACGATGCCTCAGTTCCAAACAAGTTGGGTCGACTAATAAGAAGGGGTGATTTGtacaaaaataaacaaattcaGGTATCCACCTCAATGTAGACCTAGCAACTTAAACCTTTGAGAGCAAAATCGACCTCAAGTAAGCTTACATCTTTGAAGAGTATGTGTATTTGGAATACAGAAGAATCCAAGTTAACGAAATACTGGATTGCCTAATGAATCTTGGAGTTGTTGATGACAGATAAATTGTCAGGACAATTACAACAATACTAATGGCATATGTTTGACGAGTGTTTACAGTTGTTCAACAATTTTGAAATGATTCCGGAAACACTGAAGACGAAGGTTGGTTTAATTGGGGAAGAATGAAACAATTCAACCCTTTGTTTAGAGTGTCTGCACCCCGTTTCATGTTTTGAAACTTTTAATAggtttatatgatattttgagACTTGTTGGTATGTTTGGATTGAACCCCGAGGGTATTTTGGAGCATTTGGAACAAGTTGAAAAGGCTGAGAATTGTTGTCACCTGGTGCGCTGCGATCGCGAGCACCAAGATTCAACTGCAGAGTGTCGGCAGATGGGTCGTGAATCGGAAAAGAGGCTACACGACCGCAAAGGGGAAAATTGAACCTGGTCCGCCATCACGAAAAGAGTATCGTAATCCCGATGGAGGGTTGTTCAGACATAAAAAGTTCATATTGCGATTCAGCGTCATTATTGACTTATTTTTTGAGCTTGAGAGCTCGGATTAC contains these protein-coding regions:
- the LOC132067280 gene encoding large ribosomal subunit protein uL22y; the protein is MVKYSKEPDNPTKSCKARGAALRVHFKNTRETAHAVRKLPLVKAKRYLEDVLAHKQAIPFTRFCRGVGRTAQAKNRHSNGQGRWPVKSAGFILDLLKNAESNAEVKGLDVDSLYISHIQVNLAQKQRHRTYRAHGRINPYMSSPCHIELTLSEKEESVKKEAETQLAASKSRKA